Part of the Prevotella communis genome is shown below.
AAGCGAAGAACCACATTGTTGGATAGTTGCTCCCCCCAGTTTGCATATGGTGAGGGCTGTTGTGACGTATAGAATGCTACGAGTGTCTGCTGACATTGCTTACGTATATTCCCTAATGAAAATAAACAGTCAGCATTATTCAGTAAGCGGTCTATTCGTGCCTGTAAGGCCGGAGATTTCCCATTCTGTGTCATCATTGCCATTTATCCAAATATTGGGTCATTGCCATAGTATATCCCCAGGAGCCAGTTTTTGACATATTCCAATGGCAGACTATGTTCATCGTCCAGTTCCATATCTACACCATGTTTCTCTGCTATCGGCAGAATGATTTCTAACATATCCTTTGTGAAACTATCACAATCTTCCTTGGTTTTTCGTCCGTCACCAAAACCTTCCCTAATGGGCTTGATTTTCTGCCATACCTCGCGGGCTGCCACGACATAATTCTCTGGATAGTGATGGGGTATCTCACTCCAAAGCGAATCCACCAAAGCGATTTCCTCCGTCGTTAGGTCTAATTTTTCGCCCTTTATCAAATGAACATCTGCATCACTAATAGCATCTTTCAGGCAGTCGATATATCCAAAGCAGTTTCCTGTGTCAGTAAAATCAAGCTGGCGCTGATGCGAATGACACTTGGTTACATACATATCATACAAGGCGAGATCCATTTTCTCAGCCTCTTCACAAGCCACAGCGTACACCATATTAGCAAGAAGAGCCCCCACACGTGTATAGGCAGTAAGAAACTTCAATAGTTCACCGTTGTTTGGTGAGAACTGTCCTCTTCCATTATCACCCATATGAGGAAACCTGTCATCCATCATATTCAAATCAAAGAAATTTGTGAATGGATCGTTCTGCAGCAGGTAAGCCAGCAGACGCATAAGCTCTACAAGCCACCCTGCCAATCCTTCTTGTGGTCCCTGCATCAAGGGATTCTCCTTAATGGGATAAATCGTAAAAATGGTGTGACCAAAGAAATTTGAAACGTGCTCACGGGCAAAATCGCCTTTGGCATCCATGCCAAGCATTTGGTCAGCCACGCTGACTCTTGCCCATTTCTGATAGGCTGCATCTTTATTTTGCAGCCCCTCTATCTCGATGCCCATCTTGCCGAACACCTCTGTCTTATAATATTCCAGCATTTCTGCTGCTGTCTTTTTTAGTTCTGCCATCTTTCTATTTTCAATTTGGTTTGCAAAGGTACAAAAAATCCCGCTCTAATTGGGATAGAACGGGAAAAATATTTATAAAAAATTATATCATGTCAAATCATTGAGCAAAGCAGAGTGATTCGTCATGAGAAACAAGGGCTGTAACCATTTTTTACTTCTTACAAATCTTGTTCTTTTAATGACTTCCGAAATTCCTCGTAGCTGATTTCCCTGAAAACACCTGAGTAATATCTCCTTATGCGCCAATCATCATCTTTCATTATAGGCAGATAGAATCGATAATCTGGCAATTTCTTGGAACATGCTATATAGAGGTCATGCAGCTCTTTTACCTTCTTCTCATACTCTTCCTTACTGATAGTAGTACCTACTGCCACATTTACGCTCTTTACTTCAAAGATATGAATCCTGCCCAGTTTGTCTTTCATGACAAAATCTGGATAAGAGGCATGGATACCATTGGAATAGTACTCGTATTTGATTTCGGAATTCAGAGGATAATTCTTACCCCAGAGGAAGAGTTCATCGTCTTCATCCATTCCTGGCATTTCAAGTTCTGATATGTATTTACGTTTAGATGCCAGCTGCCTGAGTTTGGCAGCCCACTCTTTCTCAGCATAACTATCAAAAGCAAACTTGTCTTTTCCATCCTTACGACTCCATACCCAGTTCAAGCCCTGCTCTTCATGGCTTGTCTCAGTAAATGAAGATGTAACAGGGAACGTTACTTCTTTATCAACGACTACACTCTTGTCGTAATCACAAATGTAGTTGTCATATTTTTCTTTTACCTTATCTATGTTCTCGGCAAACTTATACCATCTTTGAATATCTTCCCTCGAATAGTCGTAACACAAAGACTGCAAATCGTTGGGGACTCTCGACAGTTTTTTGTGCAGTTCGAAGATACTGGTAGATTCAAGTTTATCTAGTTGCCCCTCGATGAATCCCTCGATGTCGAAATCTGCCTTTTGTGTTAGATTCTCAAGTCGTGTTGACTTTACTTTGAAATTATCTTGAATCTCAGTACCTCCACCAAATAATGATACCTGACGTCTTGCCATCATTGTATCAGGTCGTATACCCCATACCCAAGCAGTTGTAGCCAGTCGCTTTTGTTCGTCATTAAGCGTCTCAAAATCAAGTAAGCGTGGATTTCTCCTCACTCTGCCAAGCACCTGTTCGTCTAATTGTTTACTTTTGCTATCGCGGACTTGATAAAGCATGCAAGCACGAGGAATGTCCCAACCCTCGGAAATGACCATTTTAAAGATAATCACATCAATACCACGGTTTCTTGCGTAGTCTTTCCATTGGCTTACAGGTAATTTACCTTTTATGATATCGTTAGTATCGCAAAGGCTATCCTCCCCTTTCTTTCCTTTCAAGTCTACCATCACCATCCACTTCAATCCTTGATTTTCTACCTGGTCAAGAACAGGACGGATGTTGACATTCCATTCCTGTTCTGCTTTACCTTTATTCGATATCTGGATAATTAGGCATGGCTCGACATCGAGTGAGATATATTGCTGCTTTACCTCCTTAAACTTTCTGATTGCATCCTCAACGGTGTCATCCAAACTACCAAATTCAACCCTCTTAATCAAGCATGCTTTCTCTGCCTCACTATCGGTAATCATCACATCTGGTATTTGTCCCTTTTTCTTGTCGGGTGTAGCAGAGAAGTTGATTACCTTGCGAAAGAAGCCTTTAAGTTTTGTGTCGATATTTGATGTTGCCTGATGGCACTCGTCCTTTACCAAATAGATAATTTTATTCTTGCCTTCACCGAAAATGTCTCCTGTCATAGTACGCAGGAAGTTGATCATTGGACCGCGCATCAGCAGACTATCTTCTTTGAACAGGTCACGAGGCAGAACATACACATTGTATCCATCAGGAATCTGTAGACCTTCTTCTCCTGAGATATCGGTTGAAATAAGATAAGGATTCAACTGAGGAAATGTACCATCATCTGCTGTCTCTTTAAATGACTCATAGTCTTGCTTAGCCAAGTCACCTTTAGACAGCGAAGAAACCAAGAATATGACATTCTCGTTGGCTTCAATGATGCGGTTCATCATATCAGCCATCATGCGAGTCTTGCCGCTTCCAGTTGGTGCACGAAAAGTGGTCTCATCCTTCTTGGAAACCTTTTCAACCAGACGGCTAACAGCATTATCTTGTAAGTCTTTTACTTCTTGTAGCATTATCTTCCACCTTTTCTTACTACTCCCTCCCAGTCTTCATCACTCTCAACATACCATTGTGTGTTGGCAAAGTTCTGACATACCCAGTCTATCTTCTCTTTCAGCGTCTTGAACTTTTCTTTTCCGTACAACGTTTCATCAATTATCTCAAATGGAGTCTTTCCATCCGCAGTCATGTGATTGGGGATTCTGTCTATTTCATAGACATCAAGATTGCCACCATAAGGTTCGTTGTCCTTCAGCCAAGAAAAATTTTTGTTTCCATCATAACACTCACCAGTCATAATACGCTTAAGACGTTTTGCTGTAACATCGTATG
Proteins encoded:
- a CDS encoding DEAD/DEAH box helicase, with amino-acid sequence MLQEVKDLQDNAVSRLVEKVSKKDETTFRAPTGSGKTRMMADMMNRIIEANENVIFLVSSLSKGDLAKQDYESFKETADDGTFPQLNPYLISTDISGEEGLQIPDGYNVYVLPRDLFKEDSLLMRGPMINFLRTMTGDIFGEGKNKIIYLVKDECHQATSNIDTKLKGFFRKVINFSATPDKKKGQIPDVMITDSEAEKACLIKRVEFGSLDDTVEDAIRKFKEVKQQYISLDVEPCLIIQISNKGKAEQEWNVNIRPVLDQVENQGLKWMVMVDLKGKKGEDSLCDTNDIIKGKLPVSQWKDYARNRGIDVIIFKMVISEGWDIPRACMLYQVRDSKSKQLDEQVLGRVRRNPRLLDFETLNDEQKRLATTAWVWGIRPDTMMARRQVSLFGGGTEIQDNFKVKSTRLENLTQKADFDIEGFIEGQLDKLESTSIFELHKKLSRVPNDLQSLCYDYSREDIQRWYKFAENIDKVKEKYDNYICDYDKSVVVDKEVTFPVTSSFTETSHEEQGLNWVWSRKDGKDKFAFDSYAEKEWAAKLRQLASKRKYISELEMPGMDEDDELFLWGKNYPLNSEIKYEYYSNGIHASYPDFVMKDKLGRIHIFEVKSVNVAVGTTISKEEYEKKVKELHDLYIACSKKLPDYRFYLPIMKDDDWRIRRYYSGVFREISYEEFRKSLKEQDL